One window of the Trifolium pratense cultivar HEN17-A07 linkage group LG2, ARS_RC_1.1, whole genome shotgun sequence genome contains the following:
- the LOC123907357 gene encoding rhamnogalacturonan I rhamnosyltransferase 1-like produces the protein MEVRSEGNQVRYYDKLHAPVIPRSRFRVWFIRVCSSIVLWTCLVQLVTVSELWHFNFFSGFTSRIYNTTQRPLQDDVRSAPLPPTLLPPRNYTSNGFLRVSCNGGLNQMRAAICDMVTVARLLNLTLVVPELDKKSFWADHSGFEEIFDVRHFIDSLRDEVRIVKRVPKKFSSKNGYSTLEMRPVSWSNEKYYLEQILPLFSKHKVVHFNKTDARLANNGLPIDLQKLRCRVNYQALKFTPQIENLGQKLVQILRERGPFVALHLRYEMDMLAFSGCTLGCTNEEAEDLKRMRYAFPSWREKEIVSEERRSQGLCPLTPEEASLVVQAFGFDRETHIYIAAGEIYGGERRLAQLRAAFPRIVKKEALLALDELQQFQNHSSQMAALDFMVSIASNTFIPTYDGNMAKLVEGHRRDSGFKKTILLDRKKLVQLLDMHQNGTLPWNKFADSVRQVHEKRMGQPTYRRVIVDKPKEEDYFYANPHECLCEGTKCDDLLDPHNSSQVR, from the exons ATGGAGGTTAGATCAGAGGGTAATCAAGTTAGGTATTATGATAAGCTTCATGCTCCTGTGATTCCAAGGAGCCGTTTTCGTGTTTGGTTCATTCGAGTTTGTTCAAGCATTGTGTTGTGGACATGTTTGGTTCAGCTTGTGACTGTGAGTGAActttggcatttcaatttcttttctgGCTTTACAAGTCGTATATATAACACAACTCAACGTCCTCTTCAAGACGATGTTAGATCTGCTCCATTGCCTCCTACTTTACTTCCTCCAA GAAATTATACTAGTAATGGTTTTCTAAGAGTGTCCTGCAATGGGGGCTTGAATCAAATGCGTGCAGCG ATTTGTGACATGGTGACAGTTGCTCGGCTTTTGAACCTCACATTGGTTGTTCCAGAGCTTGATAAGAAATCCTTTTGGGCAGACCATAG TGGCTTCGAGGAAATATTTGATGTAAGACATTTCATTGATTCTTTACGAGATGAAGTTCGAATAGTGAAAAGAGTTCCCAAAAAGTTTAGTAGCAAAAATGGATACTCCACCCTGGAGATGCGTCCTGTTAGCTGGTCAAATGAAAAGTATTACTTGGAGCAG ATTCTGCCGCTTTTTTCCAAGCACAAGGTGGTACACTTCAACAAAACAGATGCACGCCTAGCAAATAATGGTCTCCCAATTGATCTACAGAAGCTTAGGTGTCGTGTTAATTACCAGGCACTTAAATTCACTCCTCAAATTGAGAATCTGGGGCAAAAATTGGTTCAGATACTTCGCGAGAGGGGACCTTTTGTGGCATTGCATCTGAGATATGAGATGGACATGCTGGCTTTCTCAGGTTGTACTCTTGGTTGCACTAATGAAGAAGCCGAGGATCTCAAGCGGATGAG ATATGCATTCCCTTCATGGAGAGAGAAGGAAATAGTGTCTGAAGAGAGGAGATCACAAGGTCTATGTCCTTTGACACCAGAGGAGGCATCCTTAGTTGTGCAAGCCTTTGGTTTTGACCGGGAGACACATATCTATATTGCAGCTGGTGAGATTTATGGCGGTGAACGTAGACTTGCGCAACTGAGAGCTGCATTTCCAAGAATT GTTAAAAAAGAGGCATTGCTTGCCCTTGATGAGTTGCAGCAGTTCCAAAACCATTCATCACAGATGGCAGCTTTGGACTTCATGGTTTCAATAGCCAGTAACACCTTTATTCCTACCTATGACGGGAACATGGCAAAACTTGTGGAAGGCCACCGCAG GGATTCTGGTTTTAAAAAAACCATCTTGTTGGACCGGAAAAAGCTTGTACAGTTGCTTGATATGCATCAAAACGGAACCCTTCCATGGAATAAGTTTGCAGATTCTGTGCGACAGGTTCATGAAAAGAGAATGGGACAGCCAACTTATCGTAGGGTTATTGTAGACAAGCCAAAGGAGGAGGATTATTTCTATGCCAATCCTCATGAGTGCCTTTGTGAGGGAACAAAGTGTGATGATTTGCTAGATCCTCATAACTCTAGTCAAGTAAGATGA
- the LOC123907359 gene encoding ribulose-1,5 bisphosphate carboxylase/oxygenase large subunit N-methyltransferase, chloroplastic, which translates to MATIFSGGSVSPFLFHSNKGMISFTPKSPILQLKRPISAKSVASVGTETSLSPAVQTFWKWLQEEGVITAKTPVKASVVPEGLGLVALKDISRNDVVLQVPKRLWINPDAVEASEIGKVCSELKPWLSVILFLIRERSRGDSIWKHYFGILPQETDSTIYWSEEELQELQGTQLLNTTLSVKEYVENECLKLEKEIILPNKRLFPSPVTLDDFFWAFGMLRSRAFSRLRNENLVIIPLADLINHSARVTTDDHASEVKGPAGLFSWDYLFSVRSPLSVKAGEQVYIQYDLNKSNAELALDYGFIEPNADRNAYTLTLEISESDPFFDDKLDIAESNGFAQTAYFDIFYNRPLPPGMLTYLRLVALGGTDAFLLESLFRDAVWGHLELPVSRDNEELLCKAVRDACKSALAGYHTTIEQDRKLKEENLDYRHEIAVGVREGEKMVLQQIDEIFKQKELELDQLEYYQERRLKDLGLCGETGDVLGDLGKFF; encoded by the exons ATGGCTACTATCTTTTCTGGAGGTTCAGTTTCTCCCTTTCTTTTTCACAGCAATAAGGGCATGATATCATTTACACCCAAAAGTCCAATTCTTCAGCTGAAGAGGCCTATCTCTGCAAAATCAGTAGCTTCAGTTGGAACTGAGACATCACTGTCTCCAGCAGTTCAAACCTTCTGGAAGTGGCTTCAGGAAGAAGGTGTTATCACTGCAAAGACACCTGTGAAAGCTAGTGTGGTTCCAGAAGGTCTAGGATTGGTTGCCCTCAAAGACATTTCTAGGAATGATGTTGTTTTGCAGGTACCAAAAAGGCTATGGATAAATCCAGATGCAGTTGAAGCTTCAGAGATTGGGAAAGTATGCAGTGAGTTGAAGCCATGGTTGTCTGTTATACTCTTTCTCATAAGAGAGAGGTCAAGGGGTGATTCTATTTGGAAGCACTACTTTGGTATTCTGCCACAGGAAACTGATTCTACTATTTATTG GTCAGAGGAAGAGCTCCAAGAACTTCAAG GTACTCAACTTCTGAACACAACCCTGTCTGTGAAAGAATATGTGGAGAATGAATGTCTTAAACTGGAAAAAGAAATCATTCTCCCTAATAAGCGGCTTTTTCCTTCTCCTGTAACACTGGATGACTTCTTCTGGGCATTTGGGATGCTCAGATCAAGAGCATTTTCTCGCCTTCGCAATGAAAATCTAGTTATAATTCCACTGGCAGACTTG ATTAACCACAGTGCCAGAGTAACTACAGATGATCATGCTTCTGAAGTTAAAGGACCCGCTGGTCTTTTCTCATGGGATTACCTGTTTTCCGTAAGGAGCCCCCTTTCTGTCAAAGCTGGAGAACAG GTATATATCCAATATGATTTAAACAAAAGCAATGCAGAATTGGCTTTGGACTACGGTTTCATTGAACCAAATGCAGATCGAAATGCATACACCCTGACACTGGAGATATCTGAGTCAGACCCTTTTTTTGATGACAAACTAGACATTGCTGAGTCCAATGGTTTTGCTCAGACAGCATACTTTGATATCTTCTACAACCGCCCCCTTCCACCAGGGATGCTTACATATCTGAGACTAGTAGCGCTAGGTGGTACCGATGCTTTCTTATTGGAATCGTTGTTCAGAGACGCCGTCTGGGGTCATCTTGAGTTGCCAGTGAGCCGTGACAATGAGGAGCTATTATGCAAAGCGGTTCGAGACGCCTGCAAATCTGCCCTTGCTGGTTATCATACAACCATTGAACAG GATCgcaaattgaaagaagaaaatctAGATTACAGGCATGAAATAGCAGTTGGAGTCAGAGAAGGAGAAAAGATGGTCCTGCAGCAAATTGATGAGATCTTCAAGCAGAAAGAATTGGAACTAGACCAGTTGGAATATTATCAAGAAAGGAGGCTCAAGGATCTTGGACTTTGCGGCGAAACTGGTGATGTCCTTGGCGACCTTGGAAAATTCTTCTAA
- the LOC123911232 gene encoding uncharacterized protein LOC123911232, which produces MSTAPNQPENLQSDAKPADPSPDQPEEEEEEGECGFCLFMKGGGCKDTFVDWENCVKEAEDKKEDLVEKCSQVTARLKQCMDSHSDYYAPILIAEKHAEEQAVIEFEKEKQDSAPSQSNQNDRELDSKATSTPPKQAEKEQSNVETANLSPDQPASEPPKAENREEEEEEGECGFCVFMKGGGCRDTFVDWENCVKEAEENKEDLVEKCSQVTDLLKQCMDSHSDYYAPILVAEKHIEEQAVIELEKEKLDSATSNNEQETPSHSNQK; this is translated from the exons ATGTCGACGGCGCCGAATCAACCGGAAAACCTCCAATCCGATGCGAAACCAGCAGATCCTTCTCCCGATCAACCAGAAGAAGAGGAGGAAGAAGGAGAGTGCGGATTTTGCTTATTCATGAAAGGAGGCGGTTGCAAAGACACCTTCGTTGATTGGGAAAATTGTGTCAAAGAAGCCGAAGACAAAAAAGAAGACCTTGTTGAAAAGTGCTCTCAGGTTACCGCACGGTTGAAGCAGTGTATGGATTCTCATTCCGATTACTATGCACCGATTCTTATTGCTGAAAAGCACGCTGAAGAACAAGCTGTTATTGAATTCGAGAAAGAAAAGCAAGATTCAGCCCCTTCTCAGTCTAATCAAAa CGACCGTGAGTTGGATTCAAAGGCAACATCAACACCCCCAAAGCAAGCAGAAAAGGAGCAATCCAATGTCGAAACAGCAAATCTTTCTCCTGATCAACCAGCTTCGGAGCCTCCGAAAGCAGAAAACAGAGAGGAGGAAGAGGAGGAAGGTGAGTGTGGGTTCTGCGTGTTCATGAAAGGAGGTGGTTGCCGAGATACCTTTGTTGATTGGGAGAATTGCGTGAAAGAGGCCGAGGAGAACAAAGAGGACCTCGTTGAGAAGTGCTCACAGGTCACCGATCTTTTGAAGCAGTGTATGGATTCCCATTCTGATTATTACGCACCCATCCTCGTGGCCGAGAAGCACATTGAAGAACAAGCCGTCATCGAATTGGAGAAAGAAAAGCTAGATTCGGCAACCAGCAACAATGAACAGGAAACCCCTTCTCATTCTAATCAAAAGTGA